A genomic region of Cannabis sativa cultivar Pink pepper isolate KNU-18-1 chromosome 1, ASM2916894v1, whole genome shotgun sequence contains the following coding sequences:
- the LOC115705128 gene encoding two-component response regulator-like PRR37 isoform X2: MKMVQMNNKAPVTNDELTELNHRIQDGKKERRERVTRERQGLSEEHESRINEDVQQHVSNGEIGTVQALERSHSGQRRSQQQPQGHLVRWERFLAFRSLKVLLVENDDSTRHIVSALLRNCGYEVTAVENGRQAWKVLEDLVTDVDLVLTEVVMPCLSGIGLLGKIMSKKTCKDIPVIMMSSHDSRSMVFKCLSKGAVDFLVKPIRKNELKNLWQHVWRKCHISSNSGSESGIWIEKPLKSRTVEHSDNNSGSNDEDDTDSIGLNFRNESDSGTQSSWTKRAEVDSPQAVSWEQFADLPDSTNHQVNHPRQEAFGNNWVPENATVTPRPHNDELDKKVMGKDLKIGLPSLLEDTSEKGLTNMEGTNKDKCSELNSKKDDQEQEKRELDLNNEEPSAEKTQAVDLMGVSNYSIDPHMESGVLDVPNELSKAACMRDNANHENKETPFFELILKRPRDIQDTGTSAHDRNVLRHSDISAFSRYNIVSTANQAPTGNIGSCSPLDNSSDAAKTESIPNLQSDSNGTPPNQGSNGSSNNNDMGSTTNNAFTKQVAFAERPTNKSTIKLQSNTGFQQVQNGQASLQTIIQDASQCGSSNALRAPMEGNISNHSLNRSGSGSNHGSNGQKRSTNASNSRGKKTESESVVTGRGKTIEGSESDGNRFAQREAALKRFRQKRQERCFEKKVRYQSRKKLAEQRPRIRGQFIRKGMNENKGKGINYEPEPIS, encoded by the exons ATGAAAATGGTCCAGATGAATAATAAAGCTCCCGTAACCAATGATGAGCTAACTGAGCTGAATCACCGGATTCAAGAtgggaaaaaagaaagaagggaGAGGGTTACGAGAGAACGCCAAGGGCTCTCAGAGGAACATGAATCTAGGATCAATGAAGATGTGCAACAACATGTCAGCAATGGGGAGATTGGAACAGTACAGGCTCTGGAGAGGAGTCATTCTGGCCAGCGGAGGTCTCAGCAACAGCCTCAAGGACATTTGGTTCGCTGGGAGAGGTTCCTAGCTTTCAGGTCGCTAAAGGTTTTATTGGTGGAAAATGATGACTCAACTCGCCATATTGTCAGCGCGCTACTAAGAAATTGTGGCTACGAAG TTACAGCTGTAGAAAATGGCAGACAAGCTTGGAAAGTCTTAGAAGATCTTGTGACAGATGTTGATCTCGTTTTGACTGAGGTAGTCATGCCCTGTTTATCTGGTATTGGTCTTCTAGGCAAGATCATGAGCAAAAAAACATGCAAGGACATCCCTGTAATTA TGATGTCTTCACATGATTCTAGGAGTATGGTCTTTAAGTGTTTATCGAAAGGTGCCGTTGACTTTTTAGTGAAACCTATTCGAAAGAATGAGCTGAAAAACCTTTGGCAACATGTTTGGAGAAAATGCCACATT TCTAGTAATAGTGGAAGTGAAAGTGGTATATGGATTGAAAAGCCTTTAAAGTCAAGAACTGTGGAACATTCAGACAACAACAGTGGCAGCAATGATGAGGATGATACTGACAGCATTGGTCTAAATTTCAGGAATGAAAGTGACAGTGGAACACAG AGCTCTTGGACAAAGAGAGCAGAAGTTGACAGCCCTCAGGCAGTGTCGTGGGAGCAGTTTGCTGATCTTCCTGATAGCACTAATCATCAGGTCAATCATCCAAGGCAAGAAGCCTTTGGAAACAACTGGGTACCTGAAAATGCAACAGTAACACCACGCCCACATAATGATGAGCTTG ACAAAAAAGTCATGGGAAAAGACTTGAAAATAGGATTACCTAGCCTTCTTGAAGACACAAGTGAAAAAGGGCTGACCAACATGGAAGGTACTAATAAAGATAAATGTTCTGAACTGAACTCAAAGAAAGATGATCAGGAGCAGGAGAAAAGGGAATTAGACCTCAACAATGAAGAACCGAGTGCAGAAAAGACCCAAGCTGTTGATCTGATGGGTGTCTCCAATTATAGTATTGATCCTCACATGGAAAGTGGAGTTCTTGATGTCCCAAACGAACTCTCCAAGGCTGCCTGCATGAGAGATAATGCCAACCATGAGAATAAAGAAACACCTTTTTTTGAGCTCATTTTAAAGAGGCCAAGAGATATCCAAGATACTGGAACCAGCGCACACGATCGAAATGTTTTGAGACATTCCGATATTTCAGCTTTTTCAAG GTATAACATTGTTTCAACTGCAAACCAAGCTCCAACAGGGAACATAGGGAGCTGTTCTCCTCTAGATAATAGCTCAGATGCAGCAAAAACAGAATCAATCCCAAATTTGCAATCTGATTCAAATGGTACACCTCCCAACCAGGGTTCCAATGGTAGTAGCAACAATAATGACATGGGATCCACTACGAATAATGCTTTTACCAAACAAGTGGCTTTTGCAGAGAGGCCTACAAACAAATCCACAATCAAACTCCAATCAAACACTGGTTTCCAACAAGTGCAAAATGGCCAAGCCTCCCTTCAGACTATTATTCAAG ATGCTTCACAGTGTGGTTCATCCAATGCATTGAGAGCACCCATGGAAGGCAATATTAGTAATCACAGTCTCAACAGGAGTGGGTCAGGTAGTAACCATGGTAGCAACGGACAAAAGAGAAGCACCAATGCTTCAAACTCCAGAGGGAAAAAGACAGAAAGTGAGAGTGTGGTTACTGGAAGAGGGAAAACCATTGAAGGAAGTGAATCGGATGGAAATCGATTTGCACAAAGAGAAGCTGCTTTGAAAAGATTCCGCCAGAAGAGGCAAGAAAGATGCTTTGAGAAAAAG gTGAGATATCAGAGTAGAAAAAAACTGGCAGAACAAAGACCCCGAATTCGAGGACAATTTATTAGAAAGGGAATGAATGAAAACAAGGGAAAAGGCATAAATTACGAACCTGAACCAATTTCATAA
- the LOC115705128 gene encoding two-component response regulator-like PRR37 isoform X1: MKMVQMNNKAPVTNDELTELNHRIQDGKKERRERVTRERQGLSEEHESRINEDVQQHVSNGEIGTVQALERSHSGQRRSQQQPQGHLVRWERFLAFRSLKVLLVENDDSTRHIVSALLRNCGYEVTAVENGRQAWKVLEDLVTDVDLVLTEVVMPCLSGIGLLGKIMSKKTCKDIPVIMMSSHDSRSMVFKCLSKGAVDFLVKPIRKNELKNLWQHVWRKCHISSNSGSESGIWIEKPLKSRTVEHSDNNSGSNDEDDTDSIGLNFRNESDSGTQSSWTKRAEVDSPQAVSWEQFADLPDSTNHQVNHPRQEAFGNNWVPENATVTPRPHNDELDKKVMGKDLKIGLPSLLEDTSEKGLTNMEGTNKDKCSELNSKKDDQEQEKRELDLNNEEPSAEKTQAVDLMGVSNYSIDPHMESGVLDVPNELSKAACMRDNANHENKETPFFELILKRPRDIQDTGTSAHDRNVLRHSDISAFSRYNIVSTANQAPTGNIGSCSPLDNSSDAAKTESIPNLQSDSNGTPPNQGSNGSSNNNDMGSTTNNAFTKQVAFAERPTNKSTIKLQSNTGFQQVQNGQASLQTIIQDASQCGSSNALRAPMEGNISNHSLNRSGSGSNHGSNGQKRSTNASNSRGKKTESESVVTGRGKTIEGSESDGNRFAQREAALKRFRQKRQERCFEKKVNRKSPPLFSLRSKSWKQTSRSLKEGSFIFNTTHLNHHLWDPVSMKLFGKKKRKRTENCFPEI; encoded by the exons ATGAAAATGGTCCAGATGAATAATAAAGCTCCCGTAACCAATGATGAGCTAACTGAGCTGAATCACCGGATTCAAGAtgggaaaaaagaaagaagggaGAGGGTTACGAGAGAACGCCAAGGGCTCTCAGAGGAACATGAATCTAGGATCAATGAAGATGTGCAACAACATGTCAGCAATGGGGAGATTGGAACAGTACAGGCTCTGGAGAGGAGTCATTCTGGCCAGCGGAGGTCTCAGCAACAGCCTCAAGGACATTTGGTTCGCTGGGAGAGGTTCCTAGCTTTCAGGTCGCTAAAGGTTTTATTGGTGGAAAATGATGACTCAACTCGCCATATTGTCAGCGCGCTACTAAGAAATTGTGGCTACGAAG TTACAGCTGTAGAAAATGGCAGACAAGCTTGGAAAGTCTTAGAAGATCTTGTGACAGATGTTGATCTCGTTTTGACTGAGGTAGTCATGCCCTGTTTATCTGGTATTGGTCTTCTAGGCAAGATCATGAGCAAAAAAACATGCAAGGACATCCCTGTAATTA TGATGTCTTCACATGATTCTAGGAGTATGGTCTTTAAGTGTTTATCGAAAGGTGCCGTTGACTTTTTAGTGAAACCTATTCGAAAGAATGAGCTGAAAAACCTTTGGCAACATGTTTGGAGAAAATGCCACATT TCTAGTAATAGTGGAAGTGAAAGTGGTATATGGATTGAAAAGCCTTTAAAGTCAAGAACTGTGGAACATTCAGACAACAACAGTGGCAGCAATGATGAGGATGATACTGACAGCATTGGTCTAAATTTCAGGAATGAAAGTGACAGTGGAACACAG AGCTCTTGGACAAAGAGAGCAGAAGTTGACAGCCCTCAGGCAGTGTCGTGGGAGCAGTTTGCTGATCTTCCTGATAGCACTAATCATCAGGTCAATCATCCAAGGCAAGAAGCCTTTGGAAACAACTGGGTACCTGAAAATGCAACAGTAACACCACGCCCACATAATGATGAGCTTG ACAAAAAAGTCATGGGAAAAGACTTGAAAATAGGATTACCTAGCCTTCTTGAAGACACAAGTGAAAAAGGGCTGACCAACATGGAAGGTACTAATAAAGATAAATGTTCTGAACTGAACTCAAAGAAAGATGATCAGGAGCAGGAGAAAAGGGAATTAGACCTCAACAATGAAGAACCGAGTGCAGAAAAGACCCAAGCTGTTGATCTGATGGGTGTCTCCAATTATAGTATTGATCCTCACATGGAAAGTGGAGTTCTTGATGTCCCAAACGAACTCTCCAAGGCTGCCTGCATGAGAGATAATGCCAACCATGAGAATAAAGAAACACCTTTTTTTGAGCTCATTTTAAAGAGGCCAAGAGATATCCAAGATACTGGAACCAGCGCACACGATCGAAATGTTTTGAGACATTCCGATATTTCAGCTTTTTCAAG GTATAACATTGTTTCAACTGCAAACCAAGCTCCAACAGGGAACATAGGGAGCTGTTCTCCTCTAGATAATAGCTCAGATGCAGCAAAAACAGAATCAATCCCAAATTTGCAATCTGATTCAAATGGTACACCTCCCAACCAGGGTTCCAATGGTAGTAGCAACAATAATGACATGGGATCCACTACGAATAATGCTTTTACCAAACAAGTGGCTTTTGCAGAGAGGCCTACAAACAAATCCACAATCAAACTCCAATCAAACACTGGTTTCCAACAAGTGCAAAATGGCCAAGCCTCCCTTCAGACTATTATTCAAG ATGCTTCACAGTGTGGTTCATCCAATGCATTGAGAGCACCCATGGAAGGCAATATTAGTAATCACAGTCTCAACAGGAGTGGGTCAGGTAGTAACCATGGTAGCAACGGACAAAAGAGAAGCACCAATGCTTCAAACTCCAGAGGGAAAAAGACAGAAAGTGAGAGTGTGGTTACTGGAAGAGGGAAAACCATTGAAGGAAGTGAATCGGATGGAAATCGATTTGCACAAAGAGAAGCTGCTTTGAAAAGATTCCGCCAGAAGAGGCAAGAAAGATGCTTTGAGAAAAAGGTAAACAGAAAATCACCCCCCTTATTTTCTCTAAGAAGTAAATCATGGAAACAAACAAGTAGGAGTCTGAAAGAAGGAAGTTTCATTTTCAACACTACACATTTGAACCATCATCTTTGGGATCCAGTTAGTATGAAgctttttgggaaaaaaaaaaggaaaagaacagaaaattgtttccctgaaatataa
- the LOC115704703 gene encoding uncharacterized protein LOC115704703: protein MSTTKASLNPLVAFEHKRDAYGFAVRPQHVQRYREYANIYKEEEEERSDRWNSFLELQAESALLPVNGEFNVDSKRSLQKEISEKEADASLEKEVAGDGCEEPGSINSTESVSNKEEKPVTEETKIHRIQIWSEIRPSLLAIENMMSTRIKKKNNISKDEHVNETGKSLPSVEEARSPKGTFEEDSEDEFYDVERSDPIQDSPSSDSIVGGSSDGVPTESLFPCREELEVLVRGGVPMALRGELWQAFVGVKARRVEKYYQDLLTSETKGSNNVEEDVLDSDKTKGSTTVCAPEKWKGQIEKDLPRTFPGHPALDEDGRNALRRLLTAYARHNPSVGYCQAMNFFAGLLLLLMPEENAFWTLMGILDDYFDGYYSEEMIESQVDQLVFEELVRERFPKLVNHLDYLGVQVAWVTGPWFLSIFMNMLPWESVLRVWDVLLFEGNRVMLFKTALALMELYGPALVTTKDAGDAVTLLQSLAGSTFDSSQLVLTACMGYQNVNEARLQELRNKHRPVVMAAIEERSKGLRAWRDSQGLASKLYSFKQDPKSVMIETKKGERLLDAQTNGNLSRSESGSSNADEILISLTGGGEIDSLPDLQDQVVWLKVELCRQLEDKRSAVLRAEELETALMEMVTQDNRRQLSAKVEQLEQEIAELRQSLSDKQEQENAMLQVLMRVEQEQRLTEDARRFAEQDAAAQRYAAQVLQEKYEDATAALADMEKRVVMAESMLEATLQYQSGQLKAQPSPRSSRPDSPAHSNQDNSQEIPARKISLLSRPFGLGWRDRNKVKSEEMTTNDGKCTNEEVQDPITEQKDINGRELQEKE, encoded by the exons ATGTCCACCACCAAAGCCTCGCTCAATCCTCTCGTTGCCTTCGAGCACAAGAG GGACGCTTATGGCTTTGCTGTGAGACCTCAGCACGTTCAGAGATACCGGGAGTATGCCAATATTTACAag GAAGAGGAGGAGGAAAGATCAGATCGGTGGAATTCTTTCCTGGAACTCCAAGCAGAGTCTGCTCTATTGCCTGTCAATGGGGAATTTAATGTAGACAGTAAAAGGTCTTTGCAAAAAGAAATTTCAGAGAAGGAAGCAGATGCTAGTTTGGAGAAAGAAGTAGCTGGAGATGGTTGCGAAGAGCCTGGTTCCATTAATTCAACAGAAAGTGTTTCTAATAAAGAGGAAAAACCAGTTACTGAAGAGACAAAAATTCATAGGATCCAAATATGGTCTGAGATTAGACCATCTCTTCTTGCCATTGAAAATATGATGAGTACTCgcataaagaagaaaaacaacatATCTAAAGATGAGCACGTCAATGAAACAGGGAAGTCTCTTCCTTCTGTTGAAGAGGCTAGATCACCCAAGGGAACGTTTGAGGAGGATTCTGAGGATGAGTTTTATGATGTCGAGAGATCAGATCCAATTCAAGATTCCCCTTCAAGTGACAGCATCGTAGGTGGTTCCTCTGATGGGGTACCTACAGAATCCTTATTTCCATGCAGAGAAGAGCTGGAAGTTCTTGTTCGTGGGGGAGTGCCAATGGCTCTCAGGGGAGAG ctttggcAAGCCTTTGTTGGTGTAAAAGCGCGGCGAGTTGAGAAATATTACCAGGATCTGCTAACTTCAGAAACTAAGGGTAGCAATAATGTAGAAGAAGATGTTTTAGACTCAGACAAGACCAAGGGTTCAACTACAGTTTGTGCTCCTGAAAAATGGAAAGGACAGATTGAAAAG GATTTGCCTCGAACATTCCCAGGTCACCCAGCACTGGACGAGGATGGTAGAAATGCCTTGAGGCGTCTACTTACTGCCTATGCAAGACATAATCCCTCTGTTGGATATTGCCAG GCAATGAACTTTTTTGCTGGCTTGTTACTACTTCTTATGCCTGAAGAGAATGCGTTTTG GACCTTGATGGGCATTCTTGATGACTATTTTGATGGCTATTACTCAGAGGAAATGATAGAATCTCAG GTAGATCAACTCGTTTTTGAGGAGTTGGTGCGTGAGAGGTTTCCTAAACTGG TAAATCATCTAGATTACTTGGGAGTGCAGGTGGCATGGGTTACGGGACCGTGGTTTCTTTCCATTTTCATGAACATGCTTCCTTGGGAAAGTG TTCTTCGAGTATGGGATGTGCTTCTTTTTGAAGGAAACCGTGTCATGCTATTTAAAACTGCACTTGCTTTGATGGAATTATATG GCCCTGCATTGGTTACAACAAAGGATGCTGGAGATGCAGTCACTTTGTTACAATCACTGGCTGGCTCAACATTTGACAGCAGCCAACTTGTATTGACTGCCTGTATGGGCTACCAAAATGTAAACGAAGCTAGGTTACAAGAGTTGAGAAATAAACATCGTCCTGTTGTGATGGCTGCAATAGAGGAAAGATCGAAGGGACTTCGTGCATGGAGAGATTCTCAGGGTCTTGCATCTAAACTTTATAGCTTTAAACAAGATCCTAAATCAGTAATGATAGAAACAAAGAAGGGAGAGCGATTGCTTGATGCACAAACAAATGGAAATTTATCTCGCTCAGAGTCTGGATCATCTAATGCTGATGAAATTCTTATTAGCTTGACGGGAGGTGGGGAGATAGATTCTCTTCCAGATCTTCAAGACCAG GTGGTATGGTTGAAGGTTGAATTGTGCAGGCAGCTTGAGGACAAAAGATCTGCTGTTCTCAG AGCTGAGGAATTGGAGACAGCTTTAATGGAGATGGTGACGCAGGACAATCGAAGGCAATTGAGTGCCAAG GTCGAGCAGTTGGAGCAAGAAATTGCTGAACTTCGCCAATCTCTTTCTGATAAGCAAGAACAAGAAAACGCCATGCtccag GTCTTGATGCGAGTAGAACAAGAGCAAAGGTTAACAGAGGATGCTCGCAGATTTGCAGAGCAGGATGCAGCAGCTCAGAGATATGCTGCTCAAGTGCTTCAG GAAAAATATGAAGATGCCACTGCTGCACTAGCTGATATGGAGAAGAGAGTTGTTATGGCTGAATCAATGTTGGAGGCTACTTTGCAATATCAATCTGGACAACTCAAAGCGCAGCCTTCGCCTAG ATCTTCTCGTCCTGATTCTCCTGCACACAGCAATCAAGATAATTCACAAGAAATTCCTGCAAGAAAGATTAGTCTGCTATCCCGACCATTTGGACTTGGTTGGAGAGATCGCAACAAG GTGAAATCTGAGGAGATGACAACGAATGATGGAAAGTGTACTAATGAGGAGGTACAGGATCCCATCACAGAGCAGAAGGATATAAATGGAAGAGAATTGCAAGAAAAGGAGTAG